A segment of the Rhizoctonia solani chromosome 12, complete sequence genome:
GCGCAATTGACAAAACGGTTTAAGATATATCTTTAGGTGAGACGGTAATTACTGGTTGCAACAGTGGCGCTTGGAGACAAATTGCACGTGTAATTTCCGCGCACAACACGCGTGTGCGGAGCTTACTTTCATTTCACGTGCGCTTGGAGACAAATTGTGCACGTGTAATTTCCGCGCACAACACGCGTGTGCGGAGCTTACTTTCATTTCACGTGCTTGCTGCCCTACAGACAGCAGGTCGAATTGTTCCCAAATTCCCAGCGATGACCGCCATCTGCACCAGTAAAGCCTTGCCGATTATGTGTATTGTTTGGGAAGTAGGCATGCATACATACGCGCATGCACCATGACGTGGGCATCAAGATCATTGTCACTGGAAACATGGAAGAGCGTCGTTCCGGCAACAAACAATCCTCCCCTGAAGAACGTGGAAATCCCTTGTAAGTAGATTAATTCATTGCATACGATTCGGATGCTCAAGTGATTAGAAGGTGCATCAAAGTGCTAGGCCCAACATGTGCGGGTGCCTAATCGCGGAAACACCTGCAAATCGGCTAAAAGCACATGATACCTCATCACCAAAATGAGAAACCCTGCAAAGAGCCTAGGAAAGAGCCTAATAGGCTACCTACCGGACACATGTGTCCACTTTCGCTTTGCGCTACATGCATATTTCGTTGCTTCATTCGCGCTATCAACCCACCAAGTTTAAACATGCAAATAACTCTGATCTCCGCTCGGGGCCATTACAGCCATGAGGCATATGCGTAGCTCGAGGCAGGTTCGAATAGACTCAATAAGGAGAGGGGGTTGTATTAAAAAGGCAACTTCGAActtgacatttcttcatcaACAGTGGTCGACTACTTCAGCTTACACGTCTAGCAGTGTAAGTAATGAGATCCTAGCTAGAATACTCGAATGCTTGAGTTGACCAACTTACATTTAAAAGTGACCCGAATATTCATTACGGCGCCGGTTTTAAAAAGCACCCCGAGGCCTACCAGATTCGCGGGTTCTGTAGCGAAGCTAGCGAGAGCGAAGGTAGGGCCAACGGTCGACCCAGTCGTTCATCTACCGACCACCACCTAATAATAAGTGCTAATGGACGCGGGCGGAAATCCACTCCAGCCTCTTCCACCCCCAATCCCCCCGCCGCCGCCTGTGCCAATGATGATACCGGCAGCTCCCAGCCAGCTGACCCGGTACCACTGTTACAATCATTATGGGGGATACATGGTATCCATTCGCCCCGGCTCATTGAGACCAAACATGTCAACGCGTATAACTGGATCTAGGGAACATCGAGGGTATGTTCTCACGCTTGGACTGCGTTTGTCTTGTCTATTCCCTCCTCAATCATTCATTGCCTGGACCCCTTATCCACCCGGAACGGGTTTCAAAGATGTATACGCGTAGAGTGTATCTACCACTACTGTTCTAAAATAGTTTCCCCATACACGGTCCGTAGAAGATGAATTGCTATACCCTGACGAGCTTGAACTCACACGTCTGGAATGTGCAccgtgaaccccaaaagtgcggaaagTCCGCAGCATGTCCGAATTTCGCCAACCACCCGCCCCCATAAACCCCCGATCCCCATCCGGATGACACACAGGAGTGACCTGGAGATGTAGATGATCATGAAAACGATGTCAGGATCTTGGGGATATCCGAGATATAAACCAGCAATTCTTGTGCCAGGAAAATCCACACTTTTGGGCTCCATTGTGAGGAATGTATGCGTGATCTAACAGTTCATAAGCATCACGTTCGGTTCCCTGGACATGAATGACTTACCCAACAATAGCCTTTTATCGACTGAGTTAATAACTGAAGAAGCAGGCAAGAAGATTGCAAATATGAAAGAAATTGGACTCAAACTTAGAGAAGCCTCAAGGTTCTATTTAGTTGAGCATGGGCTCCAACCCCGCTATGATTAATGCAGAGAAGCCTCGCGTTACGCATGTCGATTATGCCGAGTGTGATGCGAGTTGGTATTTTGGTGAGACCGATCGTCTGGTAGCCACCCCTTCATCGCGTTGAGCACACCTCAAAAACGCAAGTAGACGTGTATCTAAGAATGCGTATACCTTTACATAGGCACGGCCTAACCACGAGGAATAGCCACATGATATAATCTGGGCCAAAACGCCACAAGGAGCGCAAATCCCTCGTGTAGATCATTCCGAGTGAAGCGATTTACGATACCAAGGACCCAGGCCTTGAGCAGAGAGGTGGAACATTGATCCCAGTAGGTCTAGACTTAGTGTATTGACTAAACATCTTAAAACTCGTAACTTAAAAAAAGCACGACCCAAAAACGAGTTCAGGGGGAAGAACGGGCACTGtattcacacacacacacaaagCCCTGTACAATAAACAAAAGACGGAATCTGAGACCTAAAGCATCAAATAGTGTTCAAATCAAAAGGAAAGGAATCGATACAGCACGGGGAAATATTGGATTGGGTATAGATAAAGAGGAAAGAGTTGATTGGATAGCTTATCTTTAACGTGGTAGGGGTGGAACGGGCGGGACAGGAGATGCGCGTGAGGCCCGCCACGATCTTCTTCCTTCGCCATTTGATGACATCGGTGGCCGTAGCCTGGGCTGAGGGCCCCGTTCCGCTTCGCCTTGCATTTGAGCTTGGATGGCAATTTGTTGGCGGATAAAGTCGCTTGTACCAGGCCTGCGTGGCATCCGTAAGGACAGGCTCAGGAAAATAGCTGGTTGACTGACCTCATACGCAAGATACGCATAATTATATCAGAGTTGTTATTCTGGTTCTGTTTCTTCTTGTCTTTCTTCCGTTGCTTGATAGTACCGAGACTGTTCTGGGAATACACTGACTTGGCCCGACGCATAGTACCCTGTGCGCTGCGCAAGTTCTGCTGCATTTCGCGCACACATTGCTCCATTAGATCGTCACTTTGGGGGAAATCAGTTAACACGAAAATAAGCCAATAGCGACGCGCTTACGTCTTCCAGTCGTAGTATAGCGGGACAGTCATCAAATCACGATATTTCTTGTTTTGAAGCAGCTCGTTTGACAAGCCGTTCCCATCCGCGTAGAGGTAGTTTTGCAAGAACTACACCTTGTATCAGTCACATGCCTCCCAAAGAAAGCGTTCCACATACCTTGAGCCATTTGAAGACAATTTCAACCTCCTTCTGCGCCAAAGGTTTCATATCTGTCGGGACATCGCTCAATGGGGCAGTAACAAATTCTCCAGCGTGCCCAATATCTCTTTCCACATCTTGACCATGATCATTTCCTGCGTCGCTGTGCTCAAATTCGAGTGCAAGACCGGAAGATTTACATCGAAATGGTCGAATAGGGGCGCGATAGCAGCTTCGATCTCTAAATCGGTCATTTGCTCGGTCTGCTTGCGTAGTTGTTGGCGTTCCTCGGGTGGGAGTGGCACGGCCGGTTCGTTGATCGCGCCCACTGCGGTACGATACATAGATGTAATACCACCAATGGCTTTCTGGTAGTCGTACACGGGCTTGCTCTTGATCAGAGACTTGAGCGTTTGTCGAGACAGGCTGTTTCGAATAAGGGGTGACACCTTGGGACGGAGATTAGAATGGGTCATATGCCGAATTAGGCATCGAAAAACATACTTTGTTGACGAACACACGCGCCATTTCGCCTTCAGTTCGCTTCAAAGAACGGAATGCACGGCCAAAGTAGAACATGACATCGTCCTTTTCGCCTTCCATGCTAACGCGAACGAGTATTCGGCCAGCAGGTTCAAGgtcaagccaaaggtcatgggTCAAGAAGTCCCCGAACCGTCGTGGGTCAAGGCAGAGATATCCCCGGCCAACCGTGTCATGGTTTCCGACGAGTTGCCGGTCACGAACGGATGCCATCACCACAAGGGGTTCTCAATGACGGTGATATCAAACGTCTCCTCCCCTACATGCAAGGTCATTACCAATCCCATGCATACAACCCGAAGACACTCACACCGAGGATTAAGAGTATCATAAATCGTCTTGGTCTTGGCCAACTTGTTCCCGTGTTCATCACTAAACACCACAAATGTATCAAGCATCGCCGCTGGGTTATTATCCACCGAAACAAGGTTTTCGGCCTGAACAACCTTGACCGTAAACAAATATCGGGCCTTGTCGTTCTTGTCTGGGGGAGGCGGGGGTTGGTCCTCAAGCGCAGCAACAATCTTATCGATCTGCATCTTGTTCTGAATATTGTCCAGCAGCTTCCGTGCAGCCTCAATATTATTCAACTTGACGCAAGGCTGAAATCACATCCATATTGGTGAGTTCGGCGTTACGACGGGTGCCGGCTAGGACATACCTCGGGAGTAAAGTTGAACACCTCGATCTTCTTTTCGCCGACGCTAACATACTGTTTGGCCTTTTCCAACCAGGCTGATTGTTTCTGCGGTTGCAAGTCTGTACCACTGCGCGGGAACATCTCATGTTCAAACAGTTCTTCAAtggacctgcaatacttctCGATGGCCTGGCTGATAGTCTAGATCACTCGTCAGGTACATCCATGCCTATCTCAATTAGCTCCAAACAAACTCACAGAAGCCAATCTTGTCATGAAGCGTGCATTGTGATACTCATCGGGCCATTCGAGATCCAAAATAAATTCTATTGGGCTGTTCAAAGAGCCGAACAAATCAACGACGGATGAACTGTTGCGGTCCTCCCCTTCCGGCACAAACTGAGTTATATTACGGCGATCAGTAAGGGTAATTAATGATCTGACAAGAAACACCTTATCTTCTGCAATTGCCTATGACAGATCAGATCAAACCAATGTTTATAGAAAAGCGCCTGATTAAACTCACAGCTTGGACCCACTGAAGCGTCTTACTGTCGGTGCTTCGAATCCAGTAGTGCACATATGGCTCAAAGTATCCAACCAAATCAAAGGCAACTCCTGAACTGAAAAGGTGGCACACTTCCTGTGAGCGTGGACAAATCAAGTCATCCCTTTGTACTTACTCTGGGCAAAAGGCGGCGTGCAGTTTGAGGAGCGACCCCACTCGTCGGTAAAGATTAAAAACACTATCGATGGAAGTGGTTGGAGGATTGGCCGTGCATGTCGCATTGTATAACGGCGTTCGTTGATCTTCGAGATCTCCGAGATAGAGGGGAATCTGGCTTTCGACTACGAGGGACACCAAGTCTATGTTCCTGCAGCAAGAATCAGCCATACCGCGAATGGGGAAACAGTCTCTGGAACATACCCGGTCAACGGCTCGCCAAACTGTTTATCTAGCTTCTTGGCCGTCTTTTCGACCTTGGTGGAGAGCTCCAACAATGGGAACGATATGTCCGGGTCTTCTAACCCAAACACGTCGTTGCTCGTTTCGGTATACTCGTGAACGGCCGTCGTACGAATGTGATCGGACAGTTCTCGAAGCCGGTTCGCGATTTCGTCCTCGTAGCGCGCCAACAATTCATGTCCGAGCAGGCGGAGAATATCATCGAATTGAAGAATGGCATTTGGGTTCAGCTTTGTGAGTTCTCTGATGGAATGATAGATCATTCCTAGCAATACATTGTACAACGCGCCATATATGGTTGATAGGTAATCAATCTGCTCGAACCATTAGCACAGTGCCCTTGCAAAAACAAGCAGAGAAGATACACACATCTGGCAACGGCCATAAATCCAACGCCGTCTCTGAAATAGTTTTGTTGACCACCTGCAATGCTTCGGGGACACACTCCAAAGGAACCTCTTCACGCTCATACTTGTAGCGCACGACATCTAGGAACACGATACACGGTACGTCTGGAGTATCCTCCAGCGTACCGCGCACTCATTGATGATTTCGTGGTTTCGTTGGCTGAGGATAGTGAGGGACACCTCTTGATCTTCTGGGAGGGTAACCATCGCGCTCAGGTCCGCGTCCACGCACAGCTCCACTAGCCGCTTGTATGCTTTTTTCGGGTTCGGAGGAATGTATGTGAAGGAATCGGCTGTTTCTATCTCTGCATCGCTATCTCCGATTGATATCGTCGAGAACCGATGGAAATGGAATCGTGTCGTCCACCGCTCGCGTCCCCATATATGGACTCGGGACGTGCAGCAACAGCACTAGCAACCGTCGAGGAAATTTCCGAGGGGGTAAACTTGGCGAGAGCAGGATTGTGACGGATCATAGCCACCATAAGCTGAGACAACTGAGAGTTTTCAGTCGTTTTCCAATGATTGTAGGCCGCATCGTTTTGGAAATCTTCACGACGGCCCGGAAAGGGCATTCCGACCGTGATGTTCTTGAGACATGTCTGAACGAATGATTAATTATCAATCAAATGAAGGAGAACGAGATGATCTACCTTTAAATCAACTATTGCCGCCTAAATGCCAATTAATACCTCCAAAAATAGTCAAGGGGCTAATCATACTGACCCTATCGGTACACACTCTAGCCGCAGCGCTAACGTCCCTTTGCAACTCGGCATCCTCAATCCCAAACAGCTTTCCGACCGTCTGAACAAGCGGCATATCCGCAATCGAAGTCTCGGACGGAATCTGCACCCACGAATCCCTCtccttggcggcttcctgcTAACCGCCGAACTCGGCCCACTCGACGGCTCCTCCTTGGGCACCGTAACCTTGTTCGCGTACATGTCCAATCGCGAGTTGAGTTCGGCGGAACATGGTGCACGCTGCGAAGGGTCTCTCGCAGGATGCGGATAAAAATAGCAACCTGCTTGTTGAGCTCGAGTTTCCATCCGTCGGCCTCGGAGAGCTGCTTGTCCTTTTTGAGGATCGTAGTCGAGGACGTGACGTACATCAGAATAAGTTCCTCGATTCGGCGGTTTTCTTTCATCTGTTGACAAATTTCTGGTCTTTAAAGTTGCCCCAAAAGGCGGCTACAGTACGACGCGTGTACTGATCAGTGTACCTACAGGAGGGGGAGGGAAGAAGCATAAGACGAGCTGGTCGAATATACAAGGTCCAAGTTCAGATTACGAACGCAGCATCTTTCCCAATCGCAATCCTCTGCAACTTTTCGTCGATGGCCTTGATAAAGTCCTTGGGGAACTTGACTTCGCGACCCTCGCTCCGGGGAATCAAGTCCGCAAAGTTGATCAATTGCGAGAGACGAGATGACTCGGGGCGCGAGGTGGCGGGAGTCGTGGGGGTCTCAGCGTcgctttcttcttcttgcggTTTGCGTGGTCGTGGTGTGATGAGTACGAGAGATACCTATATAGACGAAATAATTTCGTATCAGGGATAGGGACTGGAGACAGACAGGGGGCCGAGATAGACTTACGCGACTCGAAGGCAATATCTTCCAATACAACACATGTCAGCAAGCAGTTCCGCCATCGAGTACAACTAGCTCGACGCACTGATAGAGCTGTGCATCGGTCAACCGACCATTGGCCACCGTGCTCCTCGTCGAGTTGACAGACATCTCTTTCCGCGGGGGTAAATTCGGTTTCTCAAAATCTCAGATTTCCGCGAGTTAAAAGTCTAGTTGTACAATGAATAGCCCCAGCCGCGCGAGTCGCAACCCCAGTAAGAGCAAAAGAGACAAGAGCACAGCCCACAGTCGTCGAAGTCGAGTCTACAATGGCTAGATGtcgattatgtcatcccatTCATGGCGTTTGTGCCCTTTACGGCGCCAATCGCCCAGGCTCCCCGCGCGCCCGCAGTAGCACGGCCGCCAACTACCTCGGTCTCGGGCCCGATTCGCTCACGGTGACCGCGGCCCCACACTCACAAAGTACACGCATTTTCAGCACACGCAAAAAAAAATCTCTCTCTAAGTTACGAGGTAAACACAAACATCATCGTCGCAGAGGCTCCAATAAGCAGCCCCTATTCGAGGGGGAGATACAACAAGTCAAGCAAGCACGACCCATGTCGAGATCAACACaaaaagagaaagaaagGGAAAAGAAAATAGGGTCAGGAGAAGCAACGCAGAGAGGGGACGGGATAAATTGTATGTTAGAGAAACAACCGAGAGTTCATCAACGGGGGTCGTGTCAACGTCGTTCTTGGGGTCGAGACGGATCACGCTACAATGCATCCACcgctcttcttctttggctGCCTGGGAGCAGGAGACACTGGACGACATGTCAATTCCGATTCACACACGTTCACCCGATCGATTTGTTACTCACAGACCGACCGAATAGCCTCGTCAAATACGGTCTTGAGGCCCTTTTGCGTCAGAGCCGAACACTCGAGGTACTTGACAGCCCCAATGTCCTTGGCCATCTGCACACCCTGTGGGTACGAAATCGGAGCCATTCGGCTGCAAAAGCGAGTCAGTAACCCTCCGAAGAGAGCCCATCAGAACACAAGCACGTACCGGTCCCGGAGCTTGTCAATCGTCGCAGGATCATCGCGCAAATCGAGCTTGGTGCCAACAAGCACGAGAGAAGTGCTTGGAGCATGATGCGAAATCTCAGGCCACCACTAGAACCACAGGACACGCACGCATATTACAAACAATACTCGGAAGAATTCAATCCAACGCTAAACCCACCTTGGTTCGCACGTTCTCAAAACTGGGGGGACTGACGAGCGAGAAGCAAATCAGGAACACGTCGGTTTGGGGGTACGACAGCGGACGCAGACGGTCATAGTCTTCTTGTCCGGCCGTATCCCACAGACCAAGCGAGATGGTCTTGCCGTCGACCATGACGTTTGCGGAATAGTTGTCAAATACTGGTCATGCCCGATTAGTCCAACACGTAAAAAACGGGGGTGATTGAATATACCAGTTGGGATATATTCGCCCTGAATTGGGGAACAATTAGATTAGTGGGGGGTGGTTCCTTTGAGCGTATTTGGAATGTGACTTACGGGGAACGCATTGGTCGTGTAGGAGATCAAGAGGCAGGTCTACATGTGTCCCGGTCAGTAAAGACGAGAGCACGAGGTACAATGACGCAGGGGGCATGTACCTTTCCGACGGCACCATCACCAACAACGACACCTATCACCTGATATTAGCCATGAGAATGGTGATGACAAACAGCACGACGCACACTTGATACTGGTTGGCTGCATGTTAGACATCGTGATAACAAGTCTCGGTTTTTGGCTTGGTCAAGAGCAAGTAACGCGGTAAGAAGGTGGATCCTGTACACGACCGGCGTGTGTGTGTATGTtagaaaaaagagaaaaaagaGAAGAAAAAGGATTCAATAACGAGATCGAGGAAAGGAGAAGGATAGCAAGCAAGAGGGGCAAGAGGCAAGAGCACTGCCCTAgttcccccctgtcgcaacAAATAGATTCCCCGCCACATAAGACGATATTGGACAACTGACCTTGGATTTCAAGTCGATTACAAGTCGTCAagggagagagagaaaatAAGGGAGAAAACGCTGTGCACGCGCGGAGCTCGTCCCAAGTCCAGGTAGTGTTGGTGATTGTGGTGAAACGAGCTAGAACGCACCTGGCACGTGCTCGTCCGGTCTCTATCTCCTTATCCAGCACATCGTTTAACGGATGTCTACAAATACCATATGCCGCAACGGGATATGATTGCTCGACATCGGCTAGATAAAAACGAGCCTATTCTTCGACCTCGACAACTGATCGTGGAGCTTAATCAACTCAAATTCTACAGTACAATACATTCACTCGGTAATTTCACTTGCGTGCTCGCATGCGTAAATACAATTTTACTTCAAATTTAGCTGCCTCGGCCTCTGCAAGCTTGGTCTTGAACAACGCCTCGGCCTCGGTCCACACCCGCGCCTCGCTCCTCTTTGGAAACTCCAACAGCGAGGGTAACAGATCCGAGCTGAACTGCTCCGAGGCCTCGCGAGGTAAGAGCGTCGGCAGATGGTCAATCGAAATAACCGTCATCGGCGGGTTACCGGCCCTAGGAGAAGAGTGTGTTAGAGTTCAATCTAGGACCAAGCAGGATTTACGTACGCTACTTGGACCGGCACAGTGGGCTTGTCAAACGTGGTATTAATGCTGTAAATTGGAATCGGGTTGTTCGGGTTGGTAGTATCGCAGCTAACGTCGACGACGACACTCAATCTCCTGTCTTTGCCTGCTGCGTTGATCTGCTCATGTGTAAGGAAGGACGGGATCTTGCTCGAGAGGTAGATGCAGTTGACAAAAATGTCCACTAAATAAGAATGATTAGAGCCGGTCCTCAAACGCATTCAAGGTAAATTTACCATCGAGGATTTCCTGGAATGGACCACCCTTGGCGGTCTCTTCCATATCCCACTTGAGAATATCGTCCCTATAAATCTCCATCAAAAATGGCCGGAACAAGATAAATGCGCACAACTCACTCGTCCAATCCGACCTTGCGGAACAAATCCACAGCACCACGCCCACATCGTCCAAGCGCACCGATAACCAAGGCCCGGACCTTGCGCCCTCCAAGAACGCTCTTGACAGCTTCTACCATCTTTCCTTCGTTTGCATAGGGACAAGTTCGCCAAGCGTTCCTCCCTCGGACTGAGCAGCGTACGCTAGACAGCCGGCAGCACCCGCGAATCCAGCATGGTATCCAAAGGCAGCTACTCGTCGTCCAGACGCGTCAGTGAGAAACTCGAGATCGTACAGTGTCCCTCCGCCATGGTAGAACCGAGCGAGAACGTCCGCCCAGCCCCCTTGGCGCTTGTAGCAGTGCGCAAACTGATATGAGTATGAGGGAGCGGGTCGGTCGAGACTGGGAGCTCTTGTGATATCAAATCCAGCGTCGATGAGCTTCTTGGCCGTTGTCGGAGTCAAAGCCGCACGGCGCTCAAACTCCTTCTTTTCGCAGCGCAACCAGAATGTAGGGCGGGCAGACATCGTAGTTCAGTCGAGCTCCAAATTATCCGATTTGAACCTTTTAAATGACTGAATGTGGTGAGTCAAGTCGAGTAATTTCGTCGGCATAGGTCGGGGATAAGAAATCAGG
Coding sequences within it:
- a CDS encoding Ras-related protein Rac1, which produces MSNMQPTSIKCVVVGDGAVGKTCLLISYTTNAFPGEYIPTVFDNYSANVMVDGKTISLGLWDTAGQEDYDRLRPLSYPQTDVFLICFSLVSPPSFENVRTKWWPEISHHAPSTSLVLVGTKLDLRDDPATIDKLRDRRMAPISYPQGVQMAKDIGAVKYLECSALTQKGLKTVFDEAIRSVLSPAPRQPKKKSGGCIVA
- a CDS encoding C2 domain-containing protein, whose product is MSVNSTRSTVANGRLTDAQLYQCVELVILPSSRVSLVLITPRPRKPQEEESDAETPTTPATSRPESSRLSQLINFADLIPRSEGREVKFPKDFIKAIDEKLQRIAIGKDAAPEICQQMKENRRIEELILMYVTSSTTILKKDKQLSEADGWKLELNKQVAIFIRILRETLRSVHHVPPNSTRDWTSAKERDSWVQIPSETSIADMPLVQTVGKLFGIEDAELQRDVSAAARVCTDRAAIVDLKTCLKNITVGMPFPGRREDFQNDAAYNHWKTTENSQLSQLMVAMIRHNPALAKFTPSEISSTVASAVAARPESIYGDASDSDAEIETADSFTYIPPNPKKAYKRLVELCVDADLSAMVTLPEDQEVSLTILSQRNHEIINECAYEREEVPLECVPEALQVVNKTISETALDLWPLPDIDYLSTIYGALYNVLLGMIYHSIRELTKLNPNAILQFDDILRLLGHELLARYEDEIANRLRELSDHIRTTAVHEYTETSNDVFGLEDPDISFPLLELSTKVEKTAKKLDKQFGEPLTGNIDLVSLVVESQIPLYLGDLEDQRTPLYNATCTANPPTTSIDSVFNLYRRVGSLLKLHAAFCPDSGVAFDLVGYFEPYVHYWIRSTDSKTLQWVQAAIAEDKFVPEGEDRNSSSVVDLFGSLNSPIEFILDLEWPDEYHNARFMTRLASTISQAIEKYCRSIEELFEHEMFPRSGTDLQPQKQSAWLEKAKQYVSVGEKKIEVFNFTPEPCVKLNNIEAARKLLDNIQNKMQIDKIVAALEDQPPPPPDKNDKARYLFTVKVVQAENLVSVDNNPAAMLDTFVVFSDEHGNKLAKTKTIYDTLNPRWEETFDITVIENPLW